Genomic segment of Paraburkholderia agricolaris:
GCGGCACGGCGAGAAGTGGCTGGCGCTCGCGGTCGCTAAACTGCAGGCGGTCGAATGAGCGCGGGTGGCATCGATCCAGGCCGCGGCGGCGCACCAGTCTCGCATCGTCCGCTGGGCATTCTGGCGGCCTTGCCGCAGGAACTCGGCGATCTGATCGAAGCGATGCGCGCCGAATCCGGCGTACGCACCATCACGCACGGCCAGCGTGACTATCACCTCGGTACGGTGCATGGCGCGCCTTGCGTCGTGACATTGGCGCGCGTCGGCAAGGTTGCGGCGTCGGCTACCGTCAGCGCGTTGATCCACGCGTTCGATGTCGAAGCGGTGGTGTTTACGGGTGTCGCCGGCGGCGTGGGCGCTGAGGTGCGGGTTGGCGATATTGTCGTCGCCAATGCGCTGATGCAGCACGATCTCGACGCGTCGCCGTTGTTCCCTCGCTTTGAAGTGCCGCTGCTCGGCGTGTCGCGCTTCACAGCCGATGCAGCGCTTGCCGATCAACTGGCTGCGGCATGCGAGCGCTTTGTCGTCGAAGAAGGTGCCGCGTCGGCTGCGCGTTTCGGCACACACGAACCGCGTGTGCACCGCGGCTTGATTATCAGCGGCGATCAATTCGTCGCGAGTGCGACGGGCGTCAAAGCTTTGCGCGACGCGCTGCCGGATGCGCTCGCGGTCGAGATGGAGGGCGCGGCGATCGCGCAGGTCTGCTACGAATACGGCGTGCCGTGTGCGGTGGTGCGCACCATCTCCGACACCGCCGACGATCATGCGCCGCAATCGTTCGTGTCGTTTCTCACCGAGATCGCCGGGACGTACTCGAACGCGATTCTGAAGCGGTTTCTGGAAGCGCGCGGGGTGGCGTGAGGTGCTCGCCGCCTGGGCGCGCAGCGTGTCGATCTGCCTGTGCCTCATAGTAGTCAATCGAACCAGCGGCGCACGAGTGCGTCGCTGGTTCACGGCACGAACGGCCTAGTGTTTCGTTGAGTCTCCGAGAGCCTCGCGCACCTGCTGCAAAGCCGACGGATCCTCGATCGTCGGCAGATCGCCCGGCTCGCGTCCTTCCGCCAGCGCCGCAATCGCACGGCGTAGCAATTTGCCGGAGCGCGTCTTCGGCAGCATCGACACCACCACCACACGCGCCGGCCGTGCAATCGCGCCGAGATGGCGATCGACGGTTGCGGTGAGTTCGGCTTCCAGCTTCGTCCGCGCTTTGTCGTCCGCATAAGCTTGCGCGTCGCGCAGCACGACGAAGGCCATCGCCGCCTGACCTTTCAGCGCATCGTTCACGCCGACCACCGCCACTTCCGCGACCGCCGCGTGGCTCGACAACGCTTCCTCGATCTCGCGCGTGCCGAGCCGATGGCCGGCGACATTGATCACGTCGTCCGTGCGGCCGAGAATCGTGACGTAGCCGTCTTCGTCCTGAATACCCCAGTCGAAGGTCGAGTAGACCTGCTGGTTCGGCACGCTCGACCAGTACGTGCTGATAAAGCGCTTGTCGTCGCCCCATACCGTGGACATGCAGCCCGGCGGCAGCGGGTAGCCCAGCGCGAGCACGCCTTTTTCGCCGGGCGGGCAGGGCTCGCCCGTCAGTTCGTTGCGCAAGGTCAGATCGAAGCCTGCCGACGGTACGCCCGGCGAGCCGAATTTGGTGGGCAAGGCTTCGACGCCGCGCGGAATCGCTAGCATCGGCCAGCCGGTTTCGGTTTGCCAGTAGTTGTCGATCACGGGCTTGCCGAGCGCGCCGGCGATCCAGCTGGCGGTCGGTTCGTCGAGCGGTTCGCCGGCGAGGAACAGCGTGCGCAGGCTCGACAGGTCGGATTTTTTCAGCAGCGCCGGGTCCTGCTTTTTCAGCACGCGCAACGCGGTCGGCGCGGTGAACATCAGATTGATTTTGTGCTGTTCGACGAGGCGCCACCAGATACCGCCATCCGGGCGAATCGGCGTGCCTTCGTACATCACGGTAGTGAGCCCCGCGATCAGCGGCGCATAGACGATGTAGCTGTGGCCGACCACCCAGCCCACGTCCGATGCGGTGAACATCGTGTCGCCGGGCTTGCCCTGAAAGATGTGTTCCATTGACGCCGCCAGCGCCACCGCATAGCCGCCGACGTCGCGCTGCACGCCCTTCGGCTTGCCCGTGGTGCCCGAGGTGTACAGCACATACGACGGCTCGTTCGATTCGAGCCATTCGCACGGCACATGCGCATTGAAGAACTGTTCGCGCAGCGGCTCGTAGGCGACGAGGTAGCTTGCGTTCAGGCGCTCCGGCGCGAGCTGGCGATCGATCAACAATACGTGCGGAGTCTTGTGGGCCGCGCGCGCGAGCGCTTCGTCCACCAGAGGCGTGTAGTCGATCACCTTGCCGCCACGCGCACCGGCGTCGGCGGTGACGATCAGCACAGGTTTCGCGTCGTCGATGCGAGCCGCCAGGTTGGGGGCCGCGAAGCCGCCGAACACCACCGAGTGAATCGCACCGAGCCGCGCGCATGCGAGCATCGCGAACAGCGCTTCGGGGATCATTGGCAAATAGAGCAGCACGACGTCGCCGCGCTTCACGCCCAACGAGCGCATCACCGCGGCCATGCGGTTGATTTCGGCGTGCAGCTCGGCGTAGGTATAACGCCGCTCGATACCGGTTTCCGTCGACACGTACACCAGCGCGTTTTGCTGCGCCCGTTCAGCCAGATGCCGATCCACCGCGTTGTGGCACAGGTTCGTGCGGCCGCCGACGAACCAGCGCGCGAACGGCGGATTCGAGTGATCGAGCACGGTATCGAACGGGGTTTGCCAATGAATCCGCTGCGCCTGCTCACGCCAGAACGCTTCGGGTTGTTCGATCGAACGACGGTGGAAGTCGCGGTAGGTAGTCATCGGCGGCGATCCTTCTGCTGCGTGAGTGAACGGATGGCGAGTCGTACGGCGCCTGGGCGCGGCGAGAGGGCGGCACGACTATCCGCACAAGGATAGTGCAGGCGTGGCGGTGCGGACAACGCGGGTTCACCATGAGCGGGGACAAGAAAAAAGGCGCCGCAGCGCCTTTTTTCTTGTCCCTTCCGGACAGTCAAAGCCATCACGCTTTCGCGCGCTTGCCTTCGACATCCGGCAGGAACACCGTCAGCATGCCGATCAGCGGCAGGAACGAGCAGACCTTATACACATAAGTGATGCTGGTCGCGTCGGCCAACTGCCCGAGCACGGCGGCGCCGACGCCGCCCATGCCGAACGCGAAACCGAAGAAGAGGCCGGCGACCATCCCCACCTTGCCGGGGATCAGCTCCTGCGCATAGACGAGGATCGCCGAGAACGCCGAGGCCAGCACGATACCGATGATCACCGTCAGCACGCCTGTCCAGAACAGGTTGGCGTAGGGCAGCAGCAGCGTGAACGGCGCAACGCCGAGAATCGACACCCAGATCACGTACTTGCGGCCGATCCGGTCGCCGATCGGACCGCCGATCACCGTGCCCGCCGCGACCGCTGCGAGGAACACGAACAGGTGGACCTGCGCGGCCTGTACCGGCAGATGGAATTTGTCGATCAGATAGAACGTGAAATAACTGTTGATGCTGGCGAGGTAGAAGTACTTCGAGAACACCAGCAGCATCAGCACGGCCATCGCGAACATGACCTGGTTGCGCGATAGGGTCGCGTGACCGGCCTGGCTACGCGTCTTCTTCACTGCCGGATGCTGCTTGTACCAGCGGCCGATCTGCGTGAGCACGACGATCGCAACCAGTGCCGCTACCGAAAACCACGCGATGCTGCGCTGGCCGTGCGGGATCACGATCAACGCGGCGAGCAACGGCCCGAGCGACGAACCCGCATTGCCGCCTACCTGGAACAGCGATTGCGCGAGGCCGTGCTTGCCGCCCGACGCCAGACGTGCCACGCGCGACGATTCCGGATGGAACACCGACGAGCCGCAACCGACCAGCGCCGCCGCCACCAGCAGCACGCCGAAACTCGGCGCGACCGACATCAGCAGCAGGCCGGCGAGCGTGAAGCCCATGCCGACAGGCAGCGAATACGGCTTCGGATGCTTGTCGGTATAGCTGCCGACCAGCGGTTGCAGCAGCGACGCGGTGATCTGATAGGTCAGCGTAATCAACCCGATCTGCCCGAACGACAGCGAGAAGTTGTCTTTCAGCATCGGGTAGATCGCCAGAATCAACGACTGGATCATGTCGTTGAGCAGATGCGAAAAGCTGATCGCGCCCAGAACGGAATAGACCGTGCGCTGGACTTTGGCGGCCGGCTGCGCGGCGGCGGGGTTGGCAGCACTGGCGGGAGACGCTGAGGCGCCGGCGAGGGCGCTTTTATCGAGGCTCGTTTCCATACGCTAGATGAGAGAGAAGAAAGGGTGAAAGGTCATGATTTCGGGCTGCCGGCGTTCGGGCTTCCGCGTTCGGGCTTCCGATGCGTGGCCGTTCTTCCGGTTCGCTTGCCTGATAGACGGGGAAGCGAGCGGTGCGGCATTTCGACGCGATATCCGGCTTTGTCAGCTATTTGTCGAAGTTTAATGTGGCTTCGAATAAATGTAAGGACAAGTTTTGTCGCGAATCGGACACTTATGGTTAGCACGGGTGCGATGGCTGCCTGGAAATCGGTCGTCTGGTGCACCGCAGCGGTGCTTTCGGCGAGTGTGTTGCCATTGCCACGCGTGATTGGCAAGCCCTCTGATAAATGCGGTTTCGCGATTTTTGGCCATGTATAAACGGTCGCGGGCGCGAAGCTTACAAAGCGGCGCGTCGAGGACCGGGCATGACGATTGGCATGGCACGAGCGGCGTTAAAGATCGCGGACGTTTATGCCGTAGACCCGGAGAGATAAGCATTAATGCCGGAACCGACCTTTCCGGCAGTCGATACGCGGGGACGAGGAATATGAAAGCAGTTTCGCTGGGTGGCCAGACGGGCGCGGGGTTCGTACCGGACGGGGAGGCGGCGGGCAAGCCGTCGCGCGGGCAGGGCGGCCGTTCGCGTGCCGTGCGGCTCAAGGGTTTGTCGGTGAAGGCGACGCTGCGGCTTGCATTTGCCGTGCTGCTGATCGGCACCCTCGCGATCGGTGTATTTTCGCTGACCCAGATCAGCCGCCTGAACGCTTCCGCGCAATCGATCTACGACCAGGGCCACGTGGCAAGCCGCGCTGCCGAAGAGGCGCGCGGCCACATGCTGCGTGCGAGCCGCGCACAGAAGATGCTTCTCACGGCGACCACGGCCAAGGAGCGTGACGACCTCGGCGCCGACATCGACAAGGGCCTGAGCGGTCTCGGCACGGAACTCGGCACGCTGCAACAGTACGTCGACACTTCCGATGCGAAGGCGGTCGATCAGCAGAAGAAATTTGCCGCGGCCGTTGCAGTGTGGAGTGGCCACTTGCGCGATTTCGTGAAGCTTGTGAAGGCGCAACCGCTCGATCTTTCGCAGATGAACTGGCAGGTCGGCACGCAGGACGTATCGCTGCTGGTCGAGACCGGCAAGCTCGAAAAACTCGTCGACGAACTCGTTGCAGAGCGCGGCACGGCTGCCAAGGCGACGATCGAGGCATCGGGTTTTATCTTCCATTCGTCGTTCGTGATGATCGCCGTGATGACGGTCGGCCTGATTGCCCTGGCGTTCGGCATTAGCGAATGGGTGGTGCGCCGGCTTGCCGGCCAGCTCGGCGGCGAGCCTGCCTACGCCAAGGAAATTGCGAGCCGGATTGCTGCGGGCGACTTATCGAATCAGATCGTGCTGGGCCGCAAGGACAAGTCGAGCATGCTATACGCGCTGCACGACATGCAAAGCGGCCTTGCGACGACGGTTTCCGACATCGCGTCGAGTGCCGACGCGATTGCGACGGCGTCGGGCGAAATCTCGATGGGCAATCTCGACTTGTCGCAGCGTACGGAACAGCAGGCGATGGCGCTCGAGCGGACGGCGAGCAGCATGGAGCAGTTGACCTCGACGGTCAGACAGAACGCCGACAACGCGAAGCAGGCGAGCACCTTGGCCAACAACGCGTCGGAGATTGCGGAGAAGGGTGGTGCCGTAGTAAGCCGCGTGGTGGCGACGATGAACGAGATCAACGACAGCGCGCGCAGCATTGGCGACATCATTGGCGTAATCGAGGGAATTGCATTCCAGACGAACATCCTTGCGTTGAACGCCGCGGTAGAAGCTGCCCGAGCTGGCGAAGAAGGCCGCGGATTCTCGGTAGTCGCGGCCGAAGTGCGCAATCTCGCGCAGCGCAGCGCGGCTGCCGCGAAGGAGATCAAGGGGTTGATCAGTACGTCGGTGGAGCGGGTGAGCAATGGCTCGACGTTGGCGGAAGATGCTGGTCAGACGATGGACGAAGTGGTGAAGGCGGTGAAGCGCGTGACGGACATCATGGGCGAGATTTCGGCGGCGTCGTCCGAGCAAAGCGCGGGGATTGAGGAGATCAATCTGGCGGTAACGCAGATGGATTCCGGCACGCAGCAGAACGCTGCGCTGGTGGAGCAGGCGACGGCGGCTGCCCGATCATTGGATGACCAGGCCCGCGGCCTGAAGCAGATGGTTGGAAAATTCAGGTTATAAACCGACGAAGCCGCAACCAAAAACCCAGGACCGAACTACCGCATCGGCGCGCGCAGCGCCGCCGGAAGTATGACTGCCTTGTCACTGAGGCGGAATGTACGAGGCGACAGATTCCAGATGCACCACTACCGTGGCTGCGCGGGGGACCCGCTTAAGAATTAGCGGTTTGAGCCGCTTTCTTTTGCCTACTTTTCTTTGCGGCCGGCAAAGAAAAGTAGGTGCCGCCCCGCACAGGGGCAACACTAATAGACCACTAAGAAAACAAGGAAAGGCCAACACCCTTCAAGCCCAGCGCAAAACAAGCGCCACCCAGGCAAAAAAAGGGCACCTCAGCTAGGCTTAACAACCACAGTACAGGTAATACCAGCAGCAAGCACAACCCCATCGGGCACAGAATCAATCCTCACCCGCACGGGCACGCGCTGCGCCAACCGAACCCAGTTAAAAGTCGGATTCACATCAGCGAGCAGCTCCCGGCTTTCCGGATTATCGCGATCATAGATTCCTCGAGAGATGCTCTCGACATGTCCTTGCAGCGTCCCCCCACTCATAAGCCGAACTTCAGCCTTATCGCCGATGCGAACATGAGGCAGCTTGGTTTCCTCAAAGTACCCATAAACCCAGAACGAGTGACTATCGACGATCGCCAGTTTGGCGGCCCCAGCCGTGGCATAGTCACCGCGAAAGACGTTCAGATTAGTGACATACCCATCAACCGGCGACACCACCCGAGTCCGCTCGAGATTCAACTTCGCGGCATCGAGCGCGGCCAAAGCCTGCTGATAGGAAGCCTCAGCAGCAGAAGCAGTGTGCGTAGCATTCTCGCGACTCTCTTTGGACACAACCAAAGCATCCATATCCGCCCGCCGCTGCGCATCATCGCGCTTCATCTGCAACTCAGCCTTACGCGCAGCAACGGCAGCTTGCGCCTGCTCAACAGCAATCTGATAGTGCGAAGGATCGATCTGCATCAACAGATCGCCTTTCTTGACCAGTTGGTTATCCTTAACAGGCAAATCAACAACCGCGCCAGACACATCAGGCGCCACATTCACAATCTCAGCGCGCACGCGCCCATCGCGAGTCCACGGTTCATCCATGTAATGAACCCACAACACGCGCCCAATCAAAATCGCGACGATAAAAATAATGGCTGTCGCGACGAAGCCAACAATATTTCGGATGGTCATGTTTCGACTCTGATCAACGATAAACGGCGAGACCCAGCACGCCGCACACACACACGAGCAAGCTGGCCCGGAACAAGGACGGATGCCACACCACGCGATACAGGCCCGTATAGGCAATCACGCGGTCCAACACCCAGGTAAGCGCGGCGCCCGCGATGAACAGCAGCACGATGGCCGGCACGTACGCGTCGAATACGGCGATATCACGTGGCATGACGAACTCCTTCTGACGCGTCGGCACGTCCGTTCACCAGCGGTTCAAGCGGCGATTGCGGATCGAGCAGCGCGGTACGAATGAAATGCAGTTGACTCAGAATGCGTTGCAACTGATGCCGCTCTTCACGCGGCGGCGTGAAGGTCGCCAGCATCAGTTGAACCGCGCCGATAGCGTCGACGGTTGCGGACAGCGCGCGGTCGAAGCGGTCCGCGCGTGGCCGTTCGAACAGCGCGGTCAGCGCATCGCGCATCGCACGCAAGCTGACGCGCCACGGCATCGACCTGGCGTAGCGCGCGTCGGCGGGCAGCGCCGCCACTTCGCGGCGCAGATCGATCATCGCGTTGCCCACTTCGAGTACCGAAAAGAGCCAGCGCAAGGTGTCGCGTTTGAGTTCGGGTTCGTTCTGCGCGAGCGCGTTGATCTGGAACATCAGATCGCGTGCGCCGCTCTCGAAGCGCGAACGCACCCGCCGCATGCCCGCACGGCTCGCCAGCGTGACCTGACGGCGCAGGTCCACCAGCAGACGGTTGCGCAGCCACGGCGTCGAAGGCGGCAGCATCACCGCAAAGGCAACCGCGCAGACCAGCATCGACAGCACCAGCGCGATCGCGTCGTTGATGGTGCCGCTCGGGTCGTAATGAATCAGGTTGTCGGGGCCGGCCAGGAAGCAGAAGAAGATGCAATAGCCGACGCCGTAACCGGCCAGCGCCGGGCGCGTCGTCATGAATACGCCGAGCAGCAGGAATGGCGTGAGCGCCGCGCACAGCAGCGGGAAACCGTCGATGTGCGGATACACGCCGTACACCGCGATCATGCCCATTACCGATGCGACCAGCGTGCCGCCGGCCATCTGGAACGCCGTGCGCTTCGGATTCGGCGACGACGACGCCAGCGCGCATACCGCCGCGGCATCCAGCGTCAAGGTCGAGCCGCTCGGCCACGCGGTCGCGATCCAGAATGCGCCGAGCACGATCATGACGATGGTCGCGCGCAAGCCGGCAACGCTCGCGGCGATCGCGTTGGTCTTCGGTTCGTAACGCTCGATCCAGCGCTCGCGTTCGTGCGTGTCGACCGCAAGCGAGGCGTAGGTGGCCGCGTACGCGTGCAGATCGTCGATGAAGCGGTACAGCAGTTCGGCACCGGTGTCGAAGTCGAGCAGCGGCGCGTCCGGCTGCGTTTCCAGCGCGGCGCGGGTCTCGCGTACCCGCTTGGGCAGCGCTGCTTTGTACGCGTCGAGTTGCGTGGCGGCGTGGGCCGCGTCGGCGGCGCTCAACACCGGTTCGCCGGATTTCGCCAGCAACGGGGCAATTTCCTTGAAGTACGGCTCCAGCGCTTCGACTGCGATGGTTGCGCCGCTCGTATTCGTATCGCGCAGCCGGTTCATCAGTTGATGCAGCGCGTGAAAGCGCGTCGAGGCGGTCATGAATTCGCTGTTCAGGCGCGCCAGACGGCCGCCGCGCATCCGCGAATCGGGGCCTTCGAACACGGCGACACTGCGCGCCGCTTCGAAACCGACGATGTCCGCGACAAAGCCCGCGTTGGTCGCTTCGATCTGCGCGCGGTCGTTGCGGCCGGCCAACGAGGTCGACACATACTCGACGAACGCCGAGAAACGCGCGCGCACCGTGCCGCGCATCTGCAAGCCGGTGAATTGCGGAAACACGAGGCCGCTAACCGCGCCCGCGCAGAGGATGCCAACCACCACTTCGGCCACCCGCGTGAGCGCGCTGAGAAACGCGCCGTCCGGATGCTGTGAAGCCGGAATGCCGATCAGCGCGGCGGTGTAGCCCGCCAGCACGAAACCATACGACTTGAAGTTACGGTTGCGCGCCGCGCCGGCGGTGCAGATGCCGACCCAGATCGCGGTCGTGACGATGAACAGTTCGGGCTGCTGTGCGAACAGGCCGATCAATGCGAGCATCACGACGAGGCCGACGAGCGTGCCGCAGATCCGGTAGAAGCTCTTGGCGAACACCATCCCGCTTTGCGGCTGCATCACGATGAACACGGTGGTCATGGCGGTGCGCGGCTGCGGCAGGTCGAGTTTCATCGCGATACCGAGCGCCAGAAAGCAGGCGGCGAGCGCTTTGAACAGATAGACCCAGGTGAGGCCATCGGTGCGCGCCCAGTCGGCGGCAGCCGAGTAGAGCGCGGCAAACGACGCCGGGCGTGAGGCGGGAGAGGGGGGGGCTGACATGGCCGGCTTCCTTACTCAGCCGCGGGCGCGTTGGTGGACGGCCCCTGTGCGTGCGTGCTGCCGCCCTGGGCTGGCGCCGGCGCGGTGGCACCGGCACGCTCAGCCGAGGCCGTTTGCGCCGATGCGCCCGACGCAGCCGCAGGCGCCACAGCCGCTGGCTGGCCTTTGCCTTTGCCCTGGCCATGCGCCGGCAACGTCTCGTTGGCCTGCGGTCCGTTGGCGGGTTCGTCGAGTCCGCCGCCGAGAGCCGTGACCAGCGACGCGTGCGCCGCGAGCCGCTCAGCCTGAATCTTCGCGACCCCTTCCTGCGCGCGCAGCAACTGACTCTGCGCAACCAGCACATTCAGATAGTCGGTCAAACCGCGCCGATAACCTTCGCGCGACAGATGGTAGTTCTTGCGAGCCGCCGCGACCGAACGGTCGGCGTCCTCGGCCTGGGTGGCGAGTGAACGGATCCGGATCACCTGATCGGAGATGTCCTTCAGCGCGCCGACGATCGACTGGTTGTAGCGATCGACCGCCTCGTCGTACCCCGCCGACGCCGCACCAAGTTGCGAGCGCAGCCGGCCACCGTCGAAGATCGGCAGCGACAGCGCCGGGCCCGCGCTCCAGCTATGCGAGGGGTCTTTCAGGAACTGGAACAGCGGCCCCATGGCCGCATAACCGCCGATCGACGCCAGCAGGTTGATGTCCGGATAAAAACTGGCCTTGGCGACGTCGATGCCGCGCGCTTGCGCCGCGACCGTCCAGCGCGCCGCGACCACGTCCGGCCGATGGCCGATCAGATCCGCGGGCAGGGCACTCGGCAGGGCGGCGGGGGCGTTGTCGAGCGCGAGCGTCGGACGCTGGATCGTGTCGCCGGCGCCCGGACCTTTGCCGGCCAGTGCCGCCAGTTGATTGCGGCCGAGCGCGATCTTTTCCTCGATCGCGTCGATCTGGCGTTCGTATTCCGGCATCGGCGTTTGCGCCTGGCTCACTTCGAGCTGCGTGCCGATGCCGCCTTTCAGACGCCGGTTCGCCAGGTCGACGATCTGCTGCTGTTGCTGCAGCGTGGACTTGGCGATATCGAGCAGCGCGTAGTTCATCGACAGCTCGATGTAGGTGCGCACCACGTTGCCTTCGAGTTCGAGCTGGGCGGCGCGGAAGTCCGCTGCGCTTGCGTGGGCGGCGTCGAGTGCGCGCTCGGCGGCGTTCTTGTCCTTGCCCCAGATATCGAGGTTGTACGACAGACCCAGCGTGCCGGTGTTGTTCCACGACTGCTCGCCCGCGAGCGGGCCCGGGCCGTAGTAGAGGTTGTCGGCCCATTTCTGACGCTGGATCGACAGACTGCCGTTGACTTGCGGTGAGAGCGCCGAACGGGCGACGCCTGCCATCGATACTGCTTCGCGCACGCGCGCCTGGGCGACAGCGAGGCTCGGATTGCCCGCCTGCGCGGCTTCGACCCACTCGTTGAGTTGCGGATCGTTATAGGCGCGCCACCAGTCGGCGGCGGGCCATTGAGCGTCCGCGTTGGCCGCCCGGATAGCGTTGCCAGCGTCGAGCGAGGACGGCTCGATTCCGCGATCTTGCGGTGCGATGCCTCCGGTACTTGCACAGCCGGCGATTGTTAATAGGATCGTAAGAACCGCGGCTGCGGCGATCCCTTTCTGTACCGGAGACTGCACGATTTCCTCCAAAATTGGCTATAGAAGCATGTGCGCCATTATATTTTTTGATTGATTGGGGAATAACCGGTAAAGATGCAAGGCATTTTTACGGAATATGAGACAATCGCCTTTGCGAATCATGTAACAATCGCTGCCGATCATTCGCAATTATGTTGCGACTATGTTGTATGGGA
This window contains:
- a CDS encoding 5'-methylthioadenosine/adenosylhomocysteine nucleosidase, encoding MSAGGIDPGRGGAPVSHRPLGILAALPQELGDLIEAMRAESGVRTITHGQRDYHLGTVHGAPCVVTLARVGKVAASATVSALIHAFDVEAVVFTGVAGGVGAEVRVGDIVVANALMQHDLDASPLFPRFEVPLLGVSRFTADAALADQLAAACERFVVEEGAASAARFGTHEPRVHRGLIISGDQFVASATGVKALRDALPDALAVEMEGAAIAQVCYEYGVPCAVVRTISDTADDHAPQSFVSFLTEIAGTYSNAILKRFLEARGVA
- a CDS encoding propionate--CoA ligase, with the protein product MTTYRDFHRRSIEQPEAFWREQAQRIHWQTPFDTVLDHSNPPFARWFVGGRTNLCHNAVDRHLAERAQQNALVYVSTETGIERRYTYAELHAEINRMAAVMRSLGVKRGDVVLLYLPMIPEALFAMLACARLGAIHSVVFGGFAAPNLAARIDDAKPVLIVTADAGARGGKVIDYTPLVDEALARAAHKTPHVLLIDRQLAPERLNASYLVAYEPLREQFFNAHVPCEWLESNEPSYVLYTSGTTGKPKGVQRDVGGYAVALAASMEHIFQGKPGDTMFTASDVGWVVGHSYIVYAPLIAGLTTVMYEGTPIRPDGGIWWRLVEQHKINLMFTAPTALRVLKKQDPALLKKSDLSSLRTLFLAGEPLDEPTASWIAGALGKPVIDNYWQTETGWPMLAIPRGVEALPTKFGSPGVPSAGFDLTLRNELTGEPCPPGEKGVLALGYPLPPGCMSTVWGDDKRFISTYWSSVPNQQVYSTFDWGIQDEDGYVTILGRTDDVINVAGHRLGTREIEEALSSHAAVAEVAVVGVNDALKGQAAMAFVVLRDAQAYADDKARTKLEAELTATVDRHLGAIARPARVVVVSMLPKTRSGKLLRRAIAALAEGREPGDLPTIEDPSALQQVREALGDSTKH
- a CDS encoding MFS transporter: METSLDKSALAGASASPASAANPAAAQPAAKVQRTVYSVLGAISFSHLLNDMIQSLILAIYPMLKDNFSLSFGQIGLITLTYQITASLLQPLVGSYTDKHPKPYSLPVGMGFTLAGLLLMSVAPSFGVLLVAAALVGCGSSVFHPESSRVARLASGGKHGLAQSLFQVGGNAGSSLGPLLAALIVIPHGQRSIAWFSVAALVAIVVLTQIGRWYKQHPAVKKTRSQAGHATLSRNQVMFAMAVLMLLVFSKYFYLASINSYFTFYLIDKFHLPVQAAQVHLFVFLAAVAAGTVIGGPIGDRIGRKYVIWVSILGVAPFTLLLPYANLFWTGVLTVIIGIVLASAFSAILVYAQELIPGKVGMVAGLFFGFAFGMGGVGAAVLGQLADATSITYVYKVCSFLPLIGMLTVFLPDVEGKRAKA
- a CDS encoding methyl-accepting chemotaxis protein — translated: MKAVSLGGQTGAGFVPDGEAAGKPSRGQGGRSRAVRLKGLSVKATLRLAFAVLLIGTLAIGVFSLTQISRLNASAQSIYDQGHVASRAAEEARGHMLRASRAQKMLLTATTAKERDDLGADIDKGLSGLGTELGTLQQYVDTSDAKAVDQQKKFAAAVAVWSGHLRDFVKLVKAQPLDLSQMNWQVGTQDVSLLVETGKLEKLVDELVAERGTAAKATIEASGFIFHSSFVMIAVMTVGLIALAFGISEWVVRRLAGQLGGEPAYAKEIASRIAAGDLSNQIVLGRKDKSSMLYALHDMQSGLATTVSDIASSADAIATASGEISMGNLDLSQRTEQQAMALERTASSMEQLTSTVRQNADNAKQASTLANNASEIAEKGGAVVSRVVATMNEINDSARSIGDIIGVIEGIAFQTNILALNAAVEAARAGEEGRGFSVVAAEVRNLAQRSAAAAKEIKGLISTSVERVSNGSTLAEDAGQTMDEVVKAVKRVTDIMGEISAASSEQSAGIEEINLAVTQMDSGTQQNAALVEQATAAARSLDDQARGLKQMVGKFRL
- a CDS encoding efflux RND transporter periplasmic adaptor subunit encodes the protein MTIRNIVGFVATAIIFIVAILIGRVLWVHYMDEPWTRDGRVRAEIVNVAPDVSGAVVDLPVKDNQLVKKGDLLMQIDPSHYQIAVEQAQAAVAARKAELQMKRDDAQRRADMDALVVSKESRENATHTASAAEASYQQALAALDAAKLNLERTRVVSPVDGYVTNLNVFRGDYATAGAAKLAIVDSHSFWVYGYFEETKLPHVRIGDKAEVRLMSGGTLQGHVESISRGIYDRDNPESRELLADVNPTFNWVRLAQRVPVRVRIDSVPDGVVLAAGITCTVVVKPS
- a CDS encoding DUF1656 domain-containing protein; protein product: MPRDIAVFDAYVPAIVLLFIAGAALTWVLDRVIAYTGLYRVVWHPSLFRASLLVCVCGVLGLAVYR
- a CDS encoding FUSC family protein, translating into MSAPPSPASRPASFAALYSAAADWARTDGLTWVYLFKALAACFLALGIAMKLDLPQPRTAMTTVFIVMQPQSGMVFAKSFYRICGTLVGLVVMLALIGLFAQQPELFIVTTAIWVGICTAGAARNRNFKSYGFVLAGYTAALIGIPASQHPDGAFLSALTRVAEVVVGILCAGAVSGLVFPQFTGLQMRGTVRARFSAFVEYVSTSLAGRNDRAQIEATNAGFVADIVGFEAARSVAVFEGPDSRMRGGRLARLNSEFMTASTRFHALHQLMNRLRDTNTSGATIAVEALEPYFKEIAPLLAKSGEPVLSAADAAHAATQLDAYKAALPKRVRETRAALETQPDAPLLDFDTGAELLYRFIDDLHAYAATYASLAVDTHERERWIERYEPKTNAIAASVAGLRATIVMIVLGAFWIATAWPSGSTLTLDAAAVCALASSSPNPKRTAFQMAGGTLVASVMGMIAVYGVYPHIDGFPLLCAALTPFLLLGVFMTTRPALAGYGVGYCIFFCFLAGPDNLIHYDPSGTINDAIALVLSMLVCAVAFAVMLPPSTPWLRNRLLVDLRRQVTLASRAGMRRVRSRFESGARDLMFQINALAQNEPELKRDTLRWLFSVLEVGNAMIDLRREVAALPADARYARSMPWRVSLRAMRDALTALFERPRADRFDRALSATVDAIGAVQLMLATFTPPREERHQLQRILSQLHFIRTALLDPQSPLEPLVNGRADASEGVRHAT
- a CDS encoding efflux transporter outer membrane subunit, translated to MQSPVQKGIAAAAVLTILLTIAGCASTGGIAPQDRGIEPSSLDAGNAIRAANADAQWPAADWWRAYNDPQLNEWVEAAQAGNPSLAVAQARVREAVSMAGVARSALSPQVNGSLSIQRQKWADNLYYGPGPLAGEQSWNNTGTLGLSYNLDIWGKDKNAAERALDAAHASAADFRAAQLELEGNVVRTYIELSMNYALLDIAKSTLQQQQQIVDLANRRLKGGIGTQLEVSQAQTPMPEYERQIDAIEEKIALGRNQLAALAGKGPGAGDTIQRPTLALDNAPAALPSALPADLIGHRPDVVAARWTVAAQARGIDVAKASFYPDINLLASIGGYAAMGPLFQFLKDPSHSWSAGPALSLPIFDGGRLRSQLGAASAGYDEAVDRYNQSIVGALKDISDQVIRIRSLATQAEDADRSVAAARKNYHLSREGYRRGLTDYLNVLVAQSQLLRAQEGVAKIQAERLAAHASLVTALGGGLDEPANGPQANETLPAHGQGKGKGQPAAVAPAAASGASAQTASAERAGATAPAPAQGGSTHAQGPSTNAPAAE